One segment of Meriones unguiculatus strain TT.TT164.6M chromosome 3, Bangor_MerUng_6.1, whole genome shotgun sequence DNA contains the following:
- the Nkain1 gene encoding sodium/potassium-transporting ATPase subunit beta-1-interacting protein 1, whose amino-acid sequence MGKCSGRCTLVAFCCLQLVAALQRQIFDFLGYQWAPILANFLHIMAVILGIFGTVQYRSRYLILYAAWLVLWVGWNAFIICFYLEVGQLSQDRDFIMTFNTSLHRSWWMENGPGCLVTPVLNSRLALEDHHVISVTGCLLDYPYIEALSSALQIFLALFGFVFACYVSKVFLEEEDSFDFIGGFDSYGYQAPQKTSHLQLQPLYTSG is encoded by the exons GTGGCTGCACTTCAGCGGCAGATCTTCGATTTCCTGGGCTACCAGTGGGCTCCCATCCTGGCCAACTTTCTGCATATCATGGCTGTCATCCTGGGCATCTTTGGCACTGTGCAGTACCGGTCCCGGTATCTCATCCTG TATGCAGCCTGGCTGGTGCTCTGGGTGGGTTGGAATGCCTTCATCATCTGCTTCTACCTGGAAGTTGGACAGCTCTCCCAG GACCGGGACTTCATCATGACCTTCAACACATCCCTGCATCGCTCATGGTGGATGGAGAATGGGCCAGGCTGCCTGGTGACGCCTGTCCTGAATTCCCGCCTGGCCCTGGAGGACCACCACGTCATCTCTGTCACTGGCTGCTTGCTTGATTATCCTTACATAGAAGCCCTCAGCAGTGCGCTGCAGATCTTCCTAGCT CTGTTCGGCTTCGTGTTTGCCTGCTACGTGAGCAAAGTGTtcctggaggaggaggacagcT TTGACTTCATCGGTGGCTTTGACTCCTATGGGTACCAGGCGCCGCAGAAGACGTCGCATTTACAGCTGCAGCCTCTGTACAC GTCGGGGTAG